A stretch of Haloferax sp. Atlit-12N DNA encodes these proteins:
- a CDS encoding TIGR00341 family protein, with protein MATWTPARRKAISLFRDGVVSGAMRHLQIRVEAGELDAVVDALRSEDVDPVVLPVGESDADSRSYLIEFPLPTEAVDRVRETLSEAGFEERYLVIGNIESATTPHYDRLVERYVEGDEEEERVSNEEILTKAHDLNPQPTAYYGMTVLSALVATAGLLLDSPALVVGSMVIAPQIGAALMASVGAALGEDAMFTDGVRSTVAGLAVAIVAAAALGWGLKTAQFVPSALNVTTVEQIASRSSPGLLTLVVALCAGAAGGVGLATELPVSIVGVAVAAATVPAAAAVGIGVAWAIPAVAVGALTLLAVNVASIVLAGTLALWYLGYRPSYWDSPGSARRRLRSFFGTRATWVALVFLGLTVLGPGSLLASQIAFENRATGAVQTVLDDSEYDSLELLSVGVEFETLGIEDGPRRITVTVQHPVGRQYPQLSSRIGDRIREATGRDVVVTVNFEQRSRSRPS; from the coding sequence ATGGCGACGTGGACTCCGGCCCGCCGCAAGGCCATCTCGCTTTTCCGCGACGGCGTCGTATCGGGTGCCATGCGGCACTTGCAGATTCGCGTCGAGGCGGGGGAACTCGACGCGGTCGTCGATGCGCTCCGAAGCGAGGACGTTGACCCGGTCGTCCTCCCGGTCGGCGAGTCCGACGCCGACTCTCGGTCGTACCTCATCGAGTTCCCGCTGCCGACGGAGGCGGTCGACAGAGTCAGAGAGACGCTCTCCGAGGCGGGGTTCGAGGAGCGCTACCTCGTCATCGGCAACATCGAGTCGGCGACGACGCCGCACTACGACCGGCTCGTCGAGCGGTACGTCGAGGGCGACGAGGAAGAAGAGCGCGTCTCGAACGAAGAGATTCTGACGAAGGCGCACGACCTCAACCCCCAGCCGACGGCGTACTACGGGATGACGGTGCTGAGCGCGCTGGTCGCCACGGCGGGGCTGTTGCTCGACTCGCCCGCCCTCGTCGTCGGGTCGATGGTTATCGCCCCGCAAATCGGCGCGGCGCTCATGGCCAGTGTCGGCGCGGCGCTCGGAGAGGACGCGATGTTCACCGACGGCGTTCGCTCGACGGTTGCTGGTCTCGCCGTGGCCATCGTCGCCGCCGCGGCGCTGGGGTGGGGACTCAAGACGGCGCAGTTCGTGCCGTCGGCGCTGAACGTGACCACGGTCGAGCAGATAGCGAGTCGGTCGTCGCCGGGACTGTTGACGCTCGTCGTCGCGCTCTGTGCGGGGGCGGCCGGGGGCGTCGGCTTGGCGACTGAACTCCCCGTCTCAATCGTCGGCGTCGCGGTCGCGGCCGCGACCGTTCCCGCGGCGGCGGCCGTGGGTATCGGCGTCGCGTGGGCGATTCCGGCGGTCGCCGTCGGGGCGCTCACCCTCCTCGCGGTCAACGTCGCGAGCATCGTCCTCGCGGGGACGCTCGCGCTCTGGTACCTCGGCTATCGGCCGAGCTACTGGGACTCACCGGGGTCGGCGAGACGGCGGCTTCGCTCGTTCTTCGGGACTAGAGCGACGTGGGTGGCGCTCGTCTTTCTCGGCCTCACCGTGCTCGGCCCGGGCTCGCTTCTCGCCTCGCAAATCGCGTTCGAGAACCGCGCGACCGGGGCCGTCCAGACCGTCCTCGACGACTCGGAGTACGACTCGCTCGAACTGCTGTCGGTCGGCGTCGAGTTCGAGACCCTCGGAATCGAGGACGGCCCGCGACGGATAACGGTGACGGTCCAACACCCGGTCGGTCGCCAGTACCCGCAGTTGTCGTCGCGAATCGGAGACCGAATACGCGAGGCCACCGGGAGGGACGTCGTCGTGACTGTGAACTTCGAACAGCGGAGTCGGTCGAGGCCGTCGTGA
- the rocF gene encoding arginase: MERNVRILGAPTDYGANRRGVDMGPSAIRYAGLAGQLESAGVSPTDAGDLAVPHHATRDADAGAANAKHVQEVEEVTTSLADAVSTALDEGTTPLALGGDHSIAIGSLVGSARDADIGVIWFDAHGDFNTPSTSPSGNVHGMPLAAALGIGDFEGVEWANADGLKEENVAIVGLRSVDGAEAEAIRDTDVTVYTMSDIDERGITDVTNDALDVATDGTDGVHISLDLDWLDPREAPGVGTPVRGGVTYREAHAAMELVARSEAMRSFELVEVNPILDEHNETATLATELAASAFGKRIL; this comes from the coding sequence ATGGAACGGAACGTCAGGATTCTCGGTGCACCGACGGACTACGGTGCCAATCGACGCGGGGTGGACATGGGTCCCTCCGCGATTCGATACGCCGGACTCGCGGGGCAACTCGAGTCCGCCGGCGTCTCGCCGACGGACGCGGGCGACCTCGCGGTCCCGCACCACGCGACGCGGGACGCGGACGCCGGGGCGGCGAACGCCAAACACGTCCAGGAGGTCGAAGAGGTGACGACGAGCCTCGCCGACGCCGTCTCGACCGCGCTCGACGAGGGGACGACCCCGCTCGCGCTCGGCGGCGACCACTCCATCGCTATCGGCTCGCTGGTCGGGAGCGCCCGCGACGCCGACATCGGCGTCATCTGGTTCGACGCCCACGGCGACTTCAACACGCCGAGCACCTCCCCGTCCGGAAACGTCCACGGCATGCCGCTGGCGGCCGCCCTCGGCATCGGCGACTTCGAGGGCGTCGAATGGGCGAACGCCGACGGCCTGAAAGAGGAAAACGTCGCAATCGTCGGACTCCGCTCCGTCGACGGCGCGGAGGCCGAGGCGATTCGCGACACCGACGTCACGGTCTACACGATGTCGGACATCGACGAGCGAGGCATCACCGACGTGACGAACGACGCCCTCGACGTGGCGACCGACGGTACGGACGGCGTCCACATCAGCCTCGACCTCGACTGGCTCGACCCCCGCGAGGCCCCCGGCGTCGGGACGCCCGTCCGCGGCGGCGTGACCTACCGCGAGGCTCACGCGGCGATGGAACTCGTCGCCCGCTCGGAGGCCATGCGCTCGTTCGAACTCGTGGAGGTCAACCCCATCCTCGACGAGCACAACGAGACCGCGACGCTCGCGACCGAACTCGCCGCAAGCGCCTTCGGCAAGCGCATCCTCTGA
- a CDS encoding NUDIX domain-containing protein, translating into MSTPREAPAPHDLAAGVVVLQENSVLAVYEKDRWGLPKGGSEPGEFFFETAAREAAEETGVEVEIQSLAFTSEIRAPDRRIYLQRFYHATPVADDPTPSPSDPDDEIEAAKFLPLTALGSTLTYRPRVEPLRDWLRDRKPRHYTYDLTREPSDVEK; encoded by the coding sequence ATGTCGACGCCGAGAGAAGCCCCCGCCCCGCACGACTTGGCCGCCGGCGTCGTCGTCCTACAGGAGAACTCCGTGCTCGCGGTCTACGAGAAGGACCGCTGGGGACTGCCGAAAGGCGGCTCCGAACCCGGGGAGTTCTTCTTCGAGACGGCCGCCCGCGAGGCCGCAGAGGAGACCGGCGTCGAAGTCGAAATCCAGTCGCTCGCCTTCACGAGCGAGATTCGCGCCCCGGACCGCCGCATCTATCTCCAGCGGTTCTACCACGCGACGCCCGTCGCCGACGACCCGACGCCGTCGCCGAGCGACCCCGACGACGAAATCGAGGCGGCGAAGTTCCTCCCGCTGACCGCACTCGGGTCGACGCTCACCTACCGCCCGCGGGTCGAACCGCTCCGCGACTGGCTCCGCGACCGCAAGCCGCGACACTACACCTACGACCTGACCAGAGAGCCGTCGGACGTGGAGAAATAG
- the gyrA gene encoding DNA gyrase subunit A yields MSSDAPDSFEPGAGIAAEVKNARIEDEMEQSYIDYAMSVIAGRALPDVRDGLKPVHRRILYAMHQAGVTSNSSHRKSSSIVGETMGDYHPHGDSAIYDTLARMAQDFSMRYPLVDGQGNFGSVDGDPPAAMRYTEARMSPIAEELLDDIDKDTVDFQSNYDDRKEEPTVLPSSFPNLLVNGSSGIAVGMSTNIPPHNLGEVIDATVELIENPEATIPDLMEHIKGPDFPTGANIVGRNAVHKAYKTGRGRVRVRADYDVFEEEGRIVINELPYQENKARLIERIADDVNEGKIEGIRDIRDESDRDGIRVVIELKRGAMAEVVKNQLLDNHLESTFGVINLALVDGQPQVLTLKETLEHYLDHRRDVVRRRSEYELAEAEDRAHILEGRLKALDNIDDVVETIRNSESRDDAKAALRGEVEVEVDGEPLPTFDFSEEQANHIVSMQLGSLTSMEAAEIEDEYEDVQATIERLETILGDQSELDAVIESELLDIKDEYADDRRTSFVANTGEVTRADLIPEEDVVVIVSEDDYIKRMPVSRFRAQHRGGKGIIGTDLKEGDNVSSVFVTNTHDDLLCFTNHGQVYQLKAYQVPEMSRTARGKSAVNLLDFDDGEEITAVVNCDDLEDIEGYLTMVTQNGYIKRTGTDRFQNILSTGIIATKLDEGDELVDVEVTDGESDLVIGTEQGMSIRFDEDEVRAMGRSARGVRGIKLTGDDVVAGVAAIDEAHHSWILTVTENGYGKRTDLDAYRKQSRNGKGLIDIKTNERNGPVCAINTVGEGDHLVVMSDEGQILRTPVEDISTVGRNTMGVIVMDLDEGDDVASVDVIPAAMTTEDEELDDVEGDAETDADDE; encoded by the coding sequence ATGAGCTCTGACGCACCAGATTCTTTCGAACCGGGCGCGGGTATCGCGGCCGAAGTCAAGAACGCGCGCATCGAAGACGAGATGGAGCAGTCGTACATCGACTACGCGATGTCGGTCATCGCGGGTCGGGCGCTCCCCGACGTGCGCGACGGCCTCAAGCCAGTCCACCGACGCATCCTGTACGCGATGCATCAGGCCGGCGTGACCTCCAACTCGTCGCACCGCAAGTCCTCGTCCATCGTGGGCGAGACGATGGGTGACTACCACCCCCACGGCGACTCCGCCATCTACGACACCCTCGCGCGCATGGCGCAAGACTTCTCCATGCGCTACCCGCTCGTCGACGGGCAGGGTAACTTCGGCTCGGTCGACGGCGACCCGCCGGCCGCGATGCGCTATACGGAGGCGCGGATGTCTCCCATCGCCGAGGAACTCCTCGACGACATCGACAAGGACACCGTCGACTTCCAGTCGAACTACGACGACCGCAAGGAGGAGCCGACGGTCCTCCCGTCGTCGTTCCCGAACCTGCTCGTCAACGGGTCGTCCGGCATCGCGGTCGGGATGTCCACGAACATCCCGCCGCACAACCTCGGCGAGGTCATCGACGCCACCGTCGAACTCATCGAGAACCCCGAGGCGACCATCCCGGACCTGATGGAACACATCAAGGGCCCGGACTTCCCGACCGGCGCGAACATCGTCGGCCGCAACGCGGTCCACAAGGCGTACAAGACGGGTCGCGGTCGCGTCCGCGTCCGCGCCGACTACGACGTGTTCGAGGAGGAAGGCCGCATCGTCATCAACGAACTCCCGTATCAGGAGAACAAGGCCCGCCTCATCGAGCGCATCGCCGACGACGTGAACGAGGGCAAGATAGAGGGCATCCGCGACATCCGCGACGAGTCCGACCGCGACGGCATCCGCGTCGTCATCGAACTCAAGCGCGGCGCGATGGCCGAGGTCGTCAAGAACCAGCTTCTCGACAACCATCTCGAATCCACGTTCGGCGTCATCAACCTCGCGCTCGTGGACGGTCAGCCGCAGGTGCTGACGCTCAAGGAGACGCTCGAACACTACCTCGACCACCGCCGCGACGTGGTCCGCCGGCGCTCCGAGTACGAACTCGCCGAGGCCGAAGACCGCGCGCACATCCTCGAAGGCCGCCTGAAGGCCCTCGACAACATCGACGACGTGGTCGAGACCATCCGGAACTCCGAGAGCCGCGACGACGCGAAGGCCGCGCTCCGCGGCGAGGTCGAAGTCGAAGTCGACGGTGAACCCCTGCCGACGTTCGACTTCTCCGAGGAGCAGGCGAACCACATCGTCTCGATGCAGCTCGGCTCGCTCACCTCGATGGAGGCGGCCGAAATCGAAGACGAGTACGAGGACGTACAGGCGACCATCGAGCGCCTCGAAACCATCCTCGGCGACCAGTCGGAACTCGACGCAGTCATCGAGTCCGAACTGCTCGACATCAAAGACGAGTACGCCGACGACCGGCGGACCTCCTTTGTCGCCAACACCGGCGAGGTCACCCGCGCCGACCTCATCCCCGAGGAGGACGTGGTCGTCATCGTCAGCGAGGACGACTACATCAAGCGCATGCCGGTCTCCCGGTTCCGCGCCCAGCACCGCGGCGGCAAGGGCATCATCGGGACGGACCTCAAGGAGGGCGACAACGTCTCGTCGGTGTTCGTCACGAACACCCACGACGACCTGCTCTGTTTCACCAACCACGGACAGGTCTACCAACTCAAGGCCTACCAGGTGCCCGAGATGTCGCGGACCGCCCGCGGGAAGTCGGCGGTCAACCTGCTCGACTTCGACGACGGCGAGGAGATTACCGCCGTCGTCAACTGCGACGACCTCGAAGATATCGAGGGCTACCTGACGATGGTGACCCAGAACGGCTACATCAAGCGGACCGGCACCGACCGGTTCCAGAACATCCTCTCGACGGGTATCATCGCCACCAAACTCGACGAGGGCGACGAACTCGTCGACGTGGAGGTCACCGACGGCGAAAGCGACCTCGTCATCGGCACCGAACAGGGAATGTCTATCCGCTTCGACGAGGACGAAGTGCGCGCGATGGGCCGCTCGGCCCGCGGCGTCCGCGGCATCAAACTGACCGGCGACGACGTGGTCGCCGGCGTGGCCGCCATCGACGAGGCCCACCACAGCTGGATTCTCACCGTCACCGAGAACGGCTACGGGAAGCGCACGGACCTCGACGCCTACCGCAAGCAGTCCCGAAACGGCAAGGGGCTCATCGACATCAAGACCAACGAGCGGAACGGCCCGGTCTGCGCCATCAACACGGTCGGCGAGGGCGACCACCTCGTCGTCATGTCCGACGAGGGCCAGATTCTCCGGACGCCCGTCGAGGACATCTCGACGGTCGGCCGCAACACGATGGGCGTCATCGTGATGGACCTCGACGAGGGCGACGACGTGGCCTCCGTCGACGTGATTCCGGCCGCGATGACGACCGAAGACGAGGAACTGGACGACGTGGAAGGGGACGCGGAAACCGACGCGGACGACGAGTAA
- the gyrB gene encoding DNA topoisomerase (ATP-hydrolyzing) subunit B, which translates to MSQDNEYGAGQIQVLEGLEAVRKRPAMYIGSTDSRGLHHLVYEVVDNSIDEALAGHCDAIEVAVHEDGSVSVTDNGRGIPVDTHEQYDRPALEVIMTVLHAGGKFDNKSYQVSGGLHGVGVSVVNALSSELEVEVKRDGAVWTHRFEFGEPQVDEFERVRELEPGEDTGTTIRFWPDDGIFETTEFDFKTLENRLRELAFLNSGVEISLADERSDESSTFLFEGGIREFVEYLNETKTALHDNIIYYDDESEGIEVEIAMQATDELQGSIHAFANNINTREGGTHLTGFKTALTRVVNDYANTHDMLDDLDGDNLRGEDVREGLTAVISVKHPDPQFEGQTKTKLGNSEVRGIVESVTHQQLGTFFEENPDTATAIISKAVEAARARKAAKQAEELTRRKSALESTSLPGKLADCQSRDPAESELFIVEGDSAGGSAKQGRDRKFQAILPLKGKILNVEKHRLDRILENDEIRALITAIGGGVGDEFDIEKARYQRLILMTDADVDGAHIRTLLLTLLYRHMRPLIEAGYVYAAQPPLYRVRYRGNTYDAMDEAERDRIIEEECNGNPTQVQRFKGLGEMNPDQLWDTTMNPENRVLKRITVEDAAAADRMFNILMGDAVGPRKQFIKDHANDAEWVDI; encoded by the coding sequence ATGTCACAGGATAACGAGTACGGGGCCGGACAGATTCAGGTCCTCGAAGGGCTTGAAGCCGTTCGAAAGCGTCCGGCGATGTACATCGGGTCCACCGATTCTCGCGGACTCCACCACCTCGTCTACGAAGTCGTCGACAACTCCATCGACGAGGCGCTTGCGGGCCACTGCGACGCCATCGAGGTCGCCGTCCACGAGGACGGCTCTGTCAGCGTCACCGACAACGGCCGCGGGATTCCGGTAGATACGCACGAACAGTACGACCGACCCGCGCTGGAGGTCATCATGACCGTCCTCCACGCCGGCGGGAAGTTCGACAACAAGTCCTACCAGGTCTCCGGCGGCCTCCACGGCGTCGGCGTCTCCGTCGTCAACGCGCTGTCGAGCGAACTCGAAGTCGAGGTCAAACGCGACGGCGCGGTGTGGACACACCGCTTCGAGTTCGGCGAGCCACAGGTCGACGAGTTCGAGCGCGTGCGCGAACTCGAACCCGGCGAAGACACCGGAACGACCATCCGATTCTGGCCGGACGACGGTATCTTCGAGACGACCGAGTTCGACTTCAAGACGCTCGAAAACCGCCTGCGCGAACTCGCGTTCCTCAACTCAGGCGTCGAGATTTCGCTCGCCGACGAGCGGAGCGACGAGTCCAGCACGTTCCTCTTCGAGGGCGGCATCCGCGAGTTCGTCGAATACCTCAACGAGACCAAGACGGCCCTTCACGACAACATCATCTACTACGACGACGAGTCGGAGGGCATCGAGGTCGAAATCGCCATGCAGGCGACCGACGAACTGCAGGGGTCGATTCACGCGTTCGCCAACAACATCAACACGCGCGAGGGCGGTACGCACCTAACTGGATTCAAGACGGCGCTCACCCGCGTCGTCAACGACTACGCGAACACCCACGACATGCTGGACGACCTCGACGGCGACAACCTCCGCGGCGAGGACGTCCGAGAGGGACTCACCGCCGTCATCTCCGTCAAGCACCCCGACCCGCAGTTCGAGGGCCAGACGAAGACGAAGCTCGGTAACTCCGAGGTCCGCGGCATCGTCGAGAGCGTCACCCACCAGCAGCTCGGGACGTTCTTCGAGGAGAACCCGGACACGGCGACGGCCATCATCTCGAAGGCCGTCGAGGCCGCCCGCGCCCGCAAGGCCGCGAAGCAGGCCGAGGAGCTCACCCGCCGCAAGTCGGCGCTCGAATCCACCTCGCTGCCGGGGAAGCTCGCGGACTGTCAGAGCCGCGACCCCGCCGAGTCCGAGCTGTTCATCGTGGAGGGCGACTCCGCGGGCGGGTCGGCCAAGCAGGGCCGCGACCGCAAGTTCCAGGCGATTTTACCCCTCAAGGGGAAGATTCTGAACGTCGAGAAACACCGCCTCGACCGCATCCTCGAAAACGACGAGATTCGGGCGCTCATCACCGCCATCGGCGGCGGCGTCGGCGACGAGTTCGACATCGAGAAGGCGCGCTACCAGCGGCTCATCCTGATGACCGACGCCGACGTCGACGGCGCGCACATCCGGACGCTGCTGCTCACGCTCCTGTACCGCCACATGCGCCCCCTCATCGAGGCCGGCTACGTCTACGCGGCCCAACCGCCGCTGTACCGCGTTCGCTACCGCGGCAACACCTACGACGCGATGGACGAGGCCGAGCGGGACCGCATCATCGAGGAGGAATGCAACGGCAACCCCACGCAGGTCCAGCGGTTCAAGGGGCTCGGCGAGATGAACCCCGACCAGCTGTGGGACACGACGATGAACCCCGAAAACCGCGTCCTCAAGCGCATCACCGTCGAGGACGCCGCCGCCGCCGACCGGATGTTCAACATCCTGATGGGCGACGCCGTCGGGCCGCGAAAGCAGTTCATCAAGGACCACGCGAACGACGCCGAATGGGTAGACATCTAA
- a CDS encoding DNA topoisomerase VI subunit B — MTSFQSTLGDEPGIAEELAKGQREISIAEFFEKNKHMLGFDSGARGLVTAVKEAVDNALDATEEAGIQPDIYVEIAEAGDYYRLVIEDNGPGITKEQVPKVFGKLLYGSRFHAREQSRGQQGIGISAAVLYSQLTSGKPAKVTSRTQGSEDAEYFELVINTDQNEPEIRTEKTTSWDRPHGTRIELEMEANMRARQQLHDYILHTAVVNPHARIELREPGLDEPMKFERATDQLPKQTKEIRPHPHGVELGTLLKMLSATESYSVSGFLQEEFTRVGAKTSDKVHDAFRDRHFGREMTWRTPDATEADELVAVVEDAVANKGKEATAAFADELVDIVVGKDRIAHGELVTIVGNVAETVGEETDTSFGETVRENVVEALWPVLTDDREGDVYAIVDDVTTTQKDDAGKLSMARSIATQFAETTGPADRATRGEVAEFVAWAAERTKEREDETYGETAQENIADAVWSRMRTVADEVPKVREVADDRDVARDLLDAMRETDILAPPTDCLSPISADLVEAGLKKEFDADFYAAATRDAEVHGGDPFIVEAGIAYGGELKSEGKIDLLRFANRVPLVYQQGACTITHVVKDIGWRNYGLDQPGGSGMPNGPAVLMVHVASTNVPFTSESKDALADVPAIQDEVELAIREAARELKSYLSKRRSLQKRRKKQDVLGRILPQMATKLSEVTGRPEPNIDGALGRIMNNLTVERAVEDGEVTLTVKNYSNTNESPDITDIVSAEPGGLDGEATVVDLDGEWFVKWNPEVSSGETATLTYSVAQDASFDINVDGVETEKLTVNV; from the coding sequence ATGACCTCGTTCCAGTCGACACTCGGTGACGAGCCGGGGATCGCAGAGGAGCTGGCGAAGGGCCAGCGGGAGATCTCCATCGCCGAGTTCTTCGAGAAGAACAAGCACATGTTGGGCTTCGACAGCGGAGCCCGCGGGTTGGTCACCGCCGTCAAGGAGGCGGTGGACAACGCGCTCGACGCCACGGAGGAGGCGGGCATCCAGCCCGACATCTACGTGGAAATCGCCGAGGCGGGCGACTACTACCGCCTCGTCATCGAGGACAACGGGCCGGGCATCACGAAAGAGCAGGTGCCCAAAGTGTTCGGGAAGCTCCTCTACGGCTCTCGCTTCCACGCGCGCGAACAGTCCCGCGGCCAGCAGGGTATCGGTATCTCCGCGGCGGTCCTCTACTCGCAGTTGACGAGCGGGAAGCCCGCCAAGGTGACGAGTCGGACGCAGGGCTCGGAGGACGCCGAGTACTTCGAACTCGTCATCAACACGGACCAGAACGAACCCGAGATTCGCACCGAGAAGACGACCTCGTGGGACCGCCCCCACGGCACGCGCATCGAGTTGGAGATGGAAGCCAACATGCGCGCCCGCCAACAGCTTCACGACTATATCCTCCACACGGCGGTCGTCAACCCCCACGCCCGCATCGAACTCCGGGAACCCGGCCTCGACGAGCCGATGAAGTTCGAGCGGGCGACCGACCAGCTTCCGAAGCAGACGAAGGAGATTCGTCCCCACCCCCACGGCGTCGAACTCGGGACGCTCCTGAAGATGCTCTCGGCGACCGAGTCGTACTCCGTCTCCGGCTTCCTCCAAGAGGAGTTCACCCGCGTCGGCGCGAAGACCTCCGACAAGGTTCACGACGCCTTCCGCGACCGGCACTTCGGCCGCGAGATGACGTGGCGGACGCCCGACGCGACCGAGGCGGACGAACTCGTCGCCGTCGTCGAGGACGCCGTCGCCAACAAGGGCAAGGAGGCGACCGCGGCGTTCGCGGACGAACTGGTCGATATCGTCGTCGGCAAGGACCGCATCGCCCACGGCGAACTCGTCACCATCGTCGGAAACGTCGCCGAGACGGTCGGCGAGGAGACCGACACCTCGTTCGGCGAGACGGTCCGCGAGAACGTCGTCGAGGCGCTGTGGCCCGTCCTCACCGACGACCGCGAGGGCGACGTGTACGCCATCGTCGACGACGTGACGACCACGCAGAAAGACGACGCCGGCAAGCTGTCGATGGCGCGCTCTATCGCCACGCAGTTCGCCGAGACGACCGGCCCGGCCGACCGCGCCACCCGCGGCGAGGTGGCCGAGTTCGTCGCGTGGGCCGCCGAGCGAACCAAAGAACGCGAGGACGAGACCTACGGCGAGACGGCACAGGAGAACATCGCCGACGCCGTCTGGTCGCGAATGCGCACCGTCGCCGACGAGGTGCCGAAGGTCCGAGAGGTCGCCGACGACCGCGACGTGGCCCGCGACCTGCTCGACGCGATGCGCGAGACGGACATCCTCGCGCCGCCGACGGACTGCCTCTCTCCAATCTCCGCGGACCTCGTGGAAGCCGGCCTGAAAAAGGAGTTCGACGCCGACTTCTACGCCGCGGCGACCCGCGACGCCGAGGTCCACGGCGGCGACCCGTTCATCGTCGAGGCCGGCATCGCCTACGGCGGCGAACTGAAGTCCGAGGGGAAAATCGACCTGCTCCGCTTCGCCAACCGCGTCCCGCTCGTCTACCAGCAGGGGGCGTGTACCATCACCCACGTCGTCAAGGACATCGGCTGGCGGAACTACGGCCTCGACCAACCGGGCGGCAGCGGCATGCCGAACGGCCCCGCGGTCCTCATGGTCCACGTCGCCTCCACGAACGTCCCCTTCACGAGCGAGTCGAAGGACGCGCTCGCGGACGTGCCGGCGATTCAAGACGAGGTCGAACTCGCCATCCGCGAGGCGGCCCGCGAACTCAAGTCCTACCTCTCGAAGCGGCGGTCGCTCCAGAAGCGCCGCAAGAAACAGGACGTGCTCGGGCGCATCCTCCCGCAGATGGCGACGAAGCTCTCGGAGGTCACCGGCCGACCGGAGCCCAACATCGACGGCGCGCTCGGCCGCATCATGAACAACCTGACCGTCGAGCGCGCCGTCGAAGACGGCGAGGTGACGCTCACGGTGAAGAACTACTCCAACACGAACGAGTCGCCGGACATCACGGACATCGTCTCGGCGGAGCCGGGCGGCCTCGACGGCGAGGCGACGGTCGTCGACCTCGACGGGGAGTGGTTCGTCAAGTGGAACCCCGAGGTGTCGTCCGGTGAGACGGCGACGCTCACGTACTCGGTCGCACAGGACGCGTCGTTCGACATCAACGTCGACGGCGTCGAGACGGAGAAACTCACGGTGAACGTATAA
- a CDS encoding DNA topoisomerase IV subunit A produces the protein MASERKTSEERARERLIDLAAEFYDQFDAGEIPHMTLPTRTKSNIEYDENSNVWVYGDRTSTRSANSVRGARKLLKASYTIEFLARQLEEDRSSTLRELYYISESWDAEEAHFSDQDESNQLIEDLEIVSEVTREDFHMRPEESGATLMGPLELREQTRRGERDIHCQLDVGEGGYQIPNNPDTIEFLDHDIDFVLCVETGGMRDRLVENGFDDEYNVLIVHLKGQPARATRRITKRLHNELDLPVVVFTDGDPWSYRIFGSVAYGSIKSAHLSEHLATPEARFVGIQPQDIVDYDLPTDPLADSDINALQSELEDPRFMGDYWTEQIELQLDIGKKAEQQALASRGLDFVTDEYLPTRLDEMGVI, from the coding sequence ATGGCATCCGAACGGAAGACATCCGAGGAACGCGCCCGCGAGCGTCTCATCGACCTCGCGGCTGAGTTCTACGACCAGTTCGACGCGGGGGAGATTCCGCACATGACGCTCCCGACGCGGACGAAAAGCAACATCGAGTACGACGAGAACTCCAACGTCTGGGTGTACGGCGACCGGACCTCGACGCGCTCTGCGAACAGCGTCCGGGGGGCGAGAAAGCTCCTGAAGGCTTCCTACACCATCGAGTTCCTCGCGCGGCAGTTGGAGGAGGACCGCTCGTCCACCCTTCGTGAGCTGTACTACATCTCGGAGTCGTGGGACGCAGAAGAGGCGCACTTCTCCGACCAAGACGAGTCGAACCAGCTCATCGAGGACCTCGAAATCGTCTCCGAGGTCACCCGCGAGGACTTCCACATGCGGCCCGAGGAGTCGGGTGCGACCCTCATGGGCCCGCTCGAACTCCGCGAGCAGACTCGCCGCGGCGAGCGCGACATCCACTGCCAACTCGACGTGGGCGAGGGCGGCTACCAGATTCCGAACAACCCCGACACCATCGAGTTCCTCGACCACGACATCGACTTCGTCCTCTGCGTGGAGACCGGTGGTATGCGCGACCGCCTCGTCGAAAACGGCTTCGACGACGAGTACAACGTGCTCATCGTCCACCTGAAGGGTCAGCCCGCGCGGGCGACTCGTCGCATCACGAAGCGCCTGCACAACGAACTCGACCTGCCGGTCGTGGTCTTCACCGACGGCGACCCGTGGTCCTACCGCATCTTCGGCTCCGTCGCCTACGGCTCCATCAAGTCCGCGCACTTGTCGGAGCACCTCGCGACGCCGGAAGCCAGGTTCGTCGGCATCCAGCCGCAGGACATCGTGGACTACGACCTCCCGACCGACCCGCTCGCGGACTCCGACATCAACGCCCTCCAGTCCGAACTGGAGGACCCGCGGTTCATGGGCGACTACTGGACCGAACAGATAGAACTGCAACTCGACATCGGCAAGAAGGCCGAACAGCAGGCGCTTGCCTCCCGCGGTCTCGACTTCGTGACCGACGAGTACCTGCCGACGCGGCTCGACGAGATGGGCGTCATCTAA